A stretch of the Panthera uncia isolate 11264 chromosome D1, Puncia_PCG_1.0, whole genome shotgun sequence genome encodes the following:
- the FAM89B gene encoding leucine repeat adapter protein 25 has product MNGLPSAEAPGGAGCALAGLPPLPRGLSGLLNASGGSWRELERVYSQRSRIHDELSRAARVPDGPRYASGATSAGPAAGPPGPRRPVNLDSALAALRKEMVGLRQLDMSLLCQLWGLYESIQDYKHLCQDLSLCQDLSSSLHSDSSYPPDAGLSDDDEPPDASLPPDPPPLTVPQTHNARDQWLQDAFHISL; this is encoded by the exons ATGAATGGGCTGCCCTCGGCCGAGGCGCCGGGTGGCGCTGGCTGCGCCCTAGCCGGGCTCCCTCCGCTGCCGCGCGGCCTCAGCGGTCTCCTCAACGCAAGCGGGGGCTCGTGGCGGGAGCTGGAGCGCGTCTACAGCCAGCGCAGCCGCATCCACGACGAGCTGAGCCGCGCCGCCCGCGTCCCAGATGGGCCCCGCTACGCTTCGGGCGCCACCAGCGCGGGACCCGCCGCCGGTCCCCCCGGTCCGCGTCGTCCTGTCAATCTCGACTCAGCACTAGCAGCGCTGCGCAAGGAGATG GTGGGGCTGCGGCAGCTGGACATGTCCCTGCTGTGCCAGCTGTGGGGCTTGTACGAGTCAATCCAAGACTATAAGCACCTGTGCCAAGACTTGAGCCTGTGCCAGGACCTGTCATCCTCCCTGCATTCAGACAGCTCCTATCCACCTGATGCTGGCCTATCTGATGATGATGAACCTCCTGATGCCAGCCTGCCCCCGGACCCGCCACCCCTCACTGTGCCCCAGACACACAATGCCCGTGACCAGTGGCTGCAGGACGCCTTCCA